The Falco peregrinus isolate bFalPer1 chromosome 9, bFalPer1.pri, whole genome shotgun sequence genome includes a window with the following:
- the STK33 gene encoding LOW QUALITY PROTEIN: serine/threonine-protein kinase 33 (The sequence of the model RefSeq protein was modified relative to this genomic sequence to represent the inferred CDS: deleted 1 base in 1 codon) — MCFPSITKGRSSAMKLLEQEVSISKRVKRDYTIHLEEIFETPKLMHLVMELCEDGELKKIIRSKSILQKISEGISLSLASATAYLHRNESVHRALKLENILVKSSDIDEANEMKLNIKSTSICRNHRGQLPLLHGLALHMHLQQQLSHSTISPSRCEHFSWPPSCEREHVIKHNGIMPRTGTSEMFPGAAFHLGSEHVITAF; from the exons atgtgttttccatcaATAACTAAAGGTAGAAGTTCTGCCATGAAGCTGCTTGAACAGGAGGTGAGCATCTCC AAGAGAGTGAAGCGTGATTATACAATACACTTAGAAGAGATATTTGAGACACCAAAG CTGATGCATCTTGTAATGGAGCTGTGTGAGGATGgagagcttaaaaaaattatacgtagtaaaagcattttacagaaaattagtGAAGGCATATCACTTAGTCTTGCTTCAGCAACAGCGTATCTTCACAGAAATG AATCTGTTCACAGAGCtctaaaactggaaaacattttagttAAAAGCAGTGACATCGATGAagcaaatgaaatgaaattaaacataaaG TCCACTTCCATCTGCAGAAACCATCGTGGCCAGCTACCCTTGCTTCATGGCCTTGCTTTACATATGCATTTGCAACAGCAACTATCACACTCTACCATCTCTCCTTCAAGGTGCGAGCATTTTTCTTGGCCTCCATCCTGTGAACGAGAACAC GTCATCAAGCACAACGGCATCATGCCTAGGACAGGCACCTCCGAAATGTTCCCTGGTGCGGCCTTCCACCTGGGCAGTGAACACGTCATAACTGCTTTCTGA